CGATTTTGCAGGTGACCTGCCAGTAGGCGATTTTCTGGTCTTCGACGTGGCAGCGGGTTTCAACCAGCTCAACCCAACGGATGTTCCTGATGCTTTCGGCGGCTTTGGCCATGGCGTTGTTCACGGCCTCTTCGATGCTGCTGGTCGAGGAGCCTACAATTTCAATTTTTTTATAAACGTGTGCGCTCATAGCGGTGCGTGGTTATGAGGATTAAGAGATGCTAACGATTGACCTCCGAAGGTTTTGAAGGCAACCATACCTGAAAATAGGCTTCTCGGCACGAAAATAATTCCCCCTGACGCTTTTTTTGTGGAAAATGGGTTCGGAATAGCGCAACCGTCCAGTCGATGGGAGGGGGTGATCGGTTGTCGTGTCTGCAAAACTTATGCATCAGCGCAGGCTCCCTGATGCGTAAACGCTTCTTTCAGGAACGTTCGATTTTATTTGGGAGTTTGAATGCCACGCCTTATAATATAACTGATTAATTGTATCGTTATATAGTGTGCTTTTTGCGGTATTGTGGGATACCCAGGCATTAACCCTTCAACTACCGGATTTCGTGGTATGAAGCATAGCGCTTCCATTGTTCACCAGATGCTTCCAGCGTTGATTGTGCTTGGCATGGTTACGCTCATGACGCCTGCAGAGGCGTTCTGCGCTGCCGCTCCTACGTCTGCGGGCGCTCCATGGTGGATATGGGTCGTTGGTCTGTTTGTGTTTTCGTTCATTCTCGGAATTGTCGCTGTGCTTGGCGGTGTCGGGGGCGGCGTCTTGTTCGTGCCGATCGTCAGCAGTTTTTTCCCGTTTCATCTCGATTATGTTCGCGGGGCGGGGCTTTTGGTGGCACTTGCCGGCTCTCTGGCTGCCGGGCCGCCGCTGCTGCGTAAAGGGCTGGCAGATCTGAAACTCGGCCTGCCGATGGCCCTGATCGGTTCGGTCAGCTCGATTGCGGGCGCGATCGTCGGCCTCCTGCTTCCGGCGCGTGAAATCCAGTTGATGCTCGGCATCGTGGTGCTTGGCGTTACGGTCATCATGATCACCTCCGGAAAATCGGGCTATCCTGCCGTTCGCAAGCAGGATCGCCTTTCCAGCATTCTGCAGCTTTCGGGCATCTATTACGAGGAGTTTTCCAGGCACGAAGTCTCATGGCAGGCGCATCGCACGCCGGTGGCCATGC
This portion of the Chlorobaculum parvum NCIB 8327 genome encodes:
- a CDS encoding sulfite exporter TauE/SafE family protein, which gives rise to MKHSASIVHQMLPALIVLGMVTLMTPAEAFCAAAPTSAGAPWWIWVVGLFVFSFILGIVAVLGGVGGGVLFVPIVSSFFPFHLDYVRGAGLLVALAGSLAAGPPLLRKGLADLKLGLPMALIGSVSSIAGAIVGLLLPAREIQLMLGIVVLGVTVIMITSGKSGYPAVRKQDRLSSILQLSGIYYEEFSRHEVSWQAHRTPVAMLLFFAIGFIGGMFGLGAGFANVPVYNLLMGVPLKVSVATSGLVLSINGSAAAWVYIFNGAVLPLITVPSIAGMMIGSKIGAKLLPKVNTKTIRMTVIAILALSGIRSLLKGLGI
- a CDS encoding dodecin, whose translation is MSAHVYKKIEIVGSSTSSIEEAVNNAMAKAAESIRNIRWVELVETRCHVEDQKIAYWQVTCKIGFTLDEN